One Plasmodium coatneyi strain Hackeri chromosome 14, complete sequence genomic window carries:
- a CDS encoding Reticulocyte-binding protein 3 has product MKRNGWRRASFGVFLLLIGASWENVINESNKHKKEETNSSVNSYWGSQNESESPRRKKKNLQKHTLSPGEEGYRKDTTPGGKNGNESGLFKKKALIHVRDSKFRREPSRYAYIKSNGEDNLDKHPSSAEEEAKNERNESPSSFLQKTNVPIVDKVLDYFEIVNEKGELVFSLESYYVDIYTCKEIVRFINHKTITNSSGNYGDHDGEDEEDKDISYNSGSGIDSKVKNLYYYMKISKLHCFLKKTELLNKINSLEYAEIEVNKQVSTAKSSPAYKLLIDDYVKCLKESSEVTVKHEIEDAKENIEKEYGNKYCPEKCNSDVYLESVRSYLSYVKKNADILYNSNISEAEEFLKSGTSIVSIIEKEIRSNNVISSIKFVLSEINSIINNYNYHKKNIEKSIDNIEEHEKNDKSIAFDKKTLVEKSFDLAKNMSVYKYNNKMFKRMKDLYDFKRTKCKTLFSFLAEKLKDKLNSFAESTTYEEKYKSISEDWEYIWNDVNNEYKEIMAKIENYEGNENLEVMMVISKVKGNLAKYKDLIDKLEGLFNIIKSKHEIVISAKSLIGEQKNEFKRDEKGEYKFDDLIKLMEEISRNINTVNTNADIINKTYTDIKLVEKKIETLVTSIEEYMKEMDALKAKESTNTHIKKEMETKMLFIMENINNLKKILSLEEKANENIAQIDELIKGTSLDMNGIIDKKKDAHDKIKMIIKDLHEGNLKDFAEKMSLNVDNYRNSIRHSSSTADLDGVLEKVKGDYEKMVSIKSDKISESLQNITNLLKTISDIKEEILKIQFEDMNEKLTKSLEQLKSFYDKLKVSRAEYAAGKGKIEEYKTIILKGENEFFNKEYDKDDDMLEVKDAYTNFLTHKENFLKNRSKVFDEFHIAKEALKTARIYLLSYVNVPEQYNIINGKENNKYNELVKEINDKAIDKKLLEYEEEFNNNNKLSDSMIKEVEQLNKNLCNLKILNRSIKDCNTDSNTIEELIRKYNSLKEGIISERNEIEKDNFMEEHAKANLKQKFNEAEINQGRKLDDNNLKNLKTQMTNILDFYKSSKEKYKDLNETDLKTIRENKDWKSAKELINSLNVEYEILKKQVDGLISSKNSEIIKWISNRIVDKNKEINENVDKYVNSLDEIIAKSKSPIFVKDINHYKNGQNKENASKFNAEVEALVVKIGTQKEILNKIKTNSNQYLAEANANKSENIEFKAKEKAMKEVFEKIKGASEELNNKLKEIHTLKDLQNIELKFEKNEIHVMVNEITTEQKKSEHEMEEINSYKNAIDEMKKEKSGEESLDPPLFVYTEFYEKAVSSHNTVKELFSATTELKGKCENSESINEIKDIKKQIGGYLRDILTNNSILHGALADIKNMKEMMLNVNIQEIVRLVEKDVTEVEKYSTLVKSEQDKSDALIKKIDKYFTDATSLKTEMNENLSIKRIDEIMKEIMKYKDEIAHREDEMNTYLKNSREYNDNASLYYRNANSRKDRLQYLKDKGKQAVPEIDMDKVSVSVQKCMTLAKEAEESEKIIKQQGNKYGEYEEKMNILLNEVSVLQIKIMYAKGKDQATNIIKEIEQLHAGIEKKLNESEGKLEKCKGESQMDEKTYILNNEKSKTAYINMKLNLELVESNLSQIKNVKKSVNNILTKSTDLNKSILEVSIIEGDNSLDVLKNEEAHYIQYLKNIENEKKLMTDEKSNTDVINENVLKIENELKKCKKNYEEGILEKAKETADEKKKLLESTRESLNSLETYFTERFNETYLKVYNIKDKFIGHRKSMEELFEDFGKSYKVIETNAAKVAEGTVKHDEARKLREEAQKEQININNKEEIAKTNLNKIKQHEFMNFLFHTREHVDKIRKACEEENAKMGTGYEDIKKIITKIRKLKDEKKTFETLNTAKEKYNEIKRISGQCNKNEAHNAFGKMIRASNFMGIKILTSLGSELSPDMHLETTSQTNPTLNFESEVEIKSENDAKLDAYKNLQLTYGYIQKIFKDSEETDRKQEEIDGWIREGNNKSHDIKSSNELKTKINYTKYKASNTLDKITDALGKYDELKAITCSIENDNKIMEHSEFTKLKELSDAYNGKKKEQVFESEINRVNEEFQGITKNIENLEKQFETVQKGESPSEKINEENSSLTEINEKIDSINSRITTIMTSLNELLTEGKTCEKSSYASLIGNINAKISSDIRLINDQKENAEKNVEYIEKNSKLVNDDIRALNEYFDTNRINNYQFSNLDEGIKHSDDLNAKEKEAKEIVKDIEKEFIDVRLEVEMDSLYSSKEKIMEHYNKLKDKIKSINDVCKNINLVKLKEVESNSDKYLEIAGKFENVLNTQATRLLDNHRVLQDIEKKLTKNEGELKGISRTYTLESIQKFNNVCKNIETNMQNLREVEQSNNSEDKQVNACRENVSHLIYRGETLLTDLNDHDVGTHGATKELTDDATIGYITNIKGKVNNTIEAFKKVLERIQQNKSQTQKNEGLNKGIYEIWKRANAIKENFSENFPENHNYFHLGDYLKDIKDILNGIVGGANIEEYIEKISQNIQQQINYTLSHRSEESILEAKRNIESYNEKASEMLQSMIAAEDKILIKKKDMDNIFSIISENMKNRVYINTKEYINEVDNIVSKLKVDIHKLENFINNTQLIIEQLGEGNFMTENASRDEVAEELNDNENQRERNDISRDSKGDSSNSSLHDVYGLRESNKTDGNYSYDNEENESHDENNYSGRKTSGETFRYAAGIAVAFVICSTAGFTIFTSNNDEAGEEDFGTDKGNIEWDIYSNKREEEEIIEVTFDESEQYL; this is encoded by the exons atgaagagaaaCGGATGGCGGAGAGCATCCTTCGgagtttttctccttcttataG GTGCAAGCTGGGAAAATGTCATAAACGAATCaaataaacataaaaaggaagaaacgaatTCTTCTGTTAATTCTTATTGGGGTAGTCAAAATGAGTCTGAATCCcctagaaggaaaaagaaaaatttgcaaaaacaTACTTTGTCCCCAGGAGAGGAGGGATATAGGAAGGATACCACACCCGGCGGTAAGAATGGAAACGAATCCGGGTTATTTAAGAAGAAAGCACTTATACATGTAAGAGATAGCAAATTTAGAAGGGAACCATCGCGGTATGCGTATATTAAAAGTAACGGTGAAGACAATTTGGATAAACATCCTAGTAGTgctgaggaggaagcaaagaaTGAGCGTAATGAAAGTCCCAGttcctttttacaaaagACGAACGTTCCCATTGTGGACAAAGTTTTAGATTACTTCGAAATtgtaaatgaaaaaggggagttaGTCTTTTCGTTGGAGTCATACTATGTGGATATATACACGTGCAAAGAAATTGTGCGTTTTATAAACCATAAGACGATAACCAATTCTAGCGGTAACTATGGAGACCATGATGGGGAGGACGAAGAAGATAAAGATATAAGCTATAATTCTGGGTCAGGGATAGATTccaaggtaaaaaatttgtattattatatgaaaATCTCCAAGTTGCATtgcttccttaaaaaaactGAGCTactaaacaaaataaatagttTAGAGTACGCAGAGATAGAAGTTAACAAGCAGGTATCAACAGCAAAGAGCTCCCCTGCATATAAATTACTCATAGATGACTATGTAAAATGCTTAAAAGAAAGTAGTGAAGTAACTGTTAAGCATGAGATAGAGGATGCTAAGGAAAACATCGAAAAAGAATATGGAAATAAATATTGTCCTGAGAAGTGCAATTCGGACGTCTATTTGGAAAGTGTACGCTCATACCTATCGTATGTGAAAAAGAATGCCGACATTTTGTACAATTCTAATATTAGCGAAGCGgaggaatttttaaaatctgGAACAAGCATTGTTAGTATTATAGAGAAAGAAATAAGATCAAATAATGTCATAAGTTCTATAAAGTTCGTACTAAGTGAAATTAATAgcataataaataattacaattatcacaaaaaaaatatagaaaagtCTATCGATAATATAGAGgagcatgaaaaaaatgataaatcTATCGCCTTTGATAAAAAAACGTTGGTAGAGAAAAGTTTTGACTTGGCAAAGAACATGTCCGTGTACAAATATAACAATAAGATGTTCAAGAGGATGAAAGATTTGTACGATTTTAAGAGAACTAAATGTAAGACACTATTTAGTTTTTTAGCAGAAAAGTTAAAGGATAAGCTTAACTCCTTTGCTGAGTCGACAACATATGAGGAAAAGTACAAGTCGATAAGTGAAGACTGGGAATATATTTGGAACGATGTGAACAATGAGTACAAGGAAATTATGGCCAAGATAGAAAATTATGAAGGTAATGAAAATTTAGAAGTTATGATGGTCATAAGTAAGGTTAAGGGAAATCTAGCAAAATATAAAGATCTTATAGACAAGCTAGAGGGCTTATTTAATATCATAAAATCGAAGCATGAAATTGTCATTTCAGCGAAATCACTAATTGGGGAACAAAAGAATGAGTTCAAAAGAGATGAAAAGGGAGAGTATAAATTCGATGATCTCATAAAattaatggaagaaataagtAGAAATATTAACACGGTGAATACAAACGCCGATATTATAAATAAGACATACACCGACATTAAAttagtagaaaaaaaaattgaaacgtTAGTTACCTCCATTGAGGAGTACATGAAAGAAATGGACGCTTTAAAGGCTAAGGAATCAACTAACActcatattaaaaaagaaatggagaCGAAAATGCTGTTTAtaatggaaaatattaacaacTTAAAGAAAATACTTTCCctggaagaaaaagcaaacgAGAATATTGCGCAAATTGATGAATTAATTAAGGGAACATCATTAGATATGAACGGAATtatagataaaaaaaaagacgctcatgataaaataaaaatgattaTTAAAGATTTACATGAAGGCAATTTAAAGGATTTTGCGGAAAAAATGTCTCTAAATGTGGACAACTATAGAAATTCTATCAGGCACAGTAGTTCTACGGCCGATCTGGATGGCGTGCTagaaaaggtaaaaggtGATTATGAGAAAATGGTATCTATCAAATCAGATAAAATATCAGAATCCTTGCAGAATATAACGAACCTGCTCAAAACTATCTCAGACATCAAGGAAGAAATCTTAAAAATCCAATTCGAAGAtatgaatgaaaaattaacaaaatcgTTAGAGCAACTTAAGAGTTTTTACGACAAATTAAAAGTTAGCAGAGCAGAGTACGCAgcggggaaagggaagattgAAGAATACAAAACGATTATactaaaaggggaaaatgaattttttaacaaagaGTATGATAAGGATGATGATATGTTAGAAGTGAAAGATGCTTACACAAATTTCCTCACGCATAAGGAGAATTTCCTCAAGAACAGAAGTAAAGTGTTCGATGAATTCCATATAGCGAAAGAGGCCCTAAAGACAGCTAGAATTTATCTTCTATCCTATGTAAATGTGCCGGAACAATATAACATTATcaatgggaaagaaaataataagtATAACGAGTtagtaaaagaaattaaTGACAAAGCAATCGATAAGAAATTGTTAGAGTACGAAGAAGAATTcaacaataacaataaaTTATCCGATAGCATGATAAAAGAAGTGGAacaattaaataaaaatttgtgtaacctgaaaattttaaacaggTCTATTAAAGATTGCAACACTGATAGCAATACAATCGAAGAATTAATTAGGAAGTATAATTCactaaaggaaggaattatttCCGAAAGAaacgaaatagaaaaagataATTTCATGGAAGAACATGCAAAGGCaaatttaaaacaaaaatttaacGAGGCAGAGATCAATCAGGGTAGAAAATTGGATGACAATAATTTGAAGAACTTAAAGACACAAATGACGAATATTCTCGATTTTTACAAAAGttcaaaggaaaaatataaagactTAAACGAAACAGACCTGAAGACaataagagaaaataaagactGGAAAAGCGCTAAGGAATTGATAAACTCTCTTAATGTCGAATACGAAATATTGAAAAAGCAAGTGGATGGTCTGATCAGCAGCAAAAACAgtgaaattataaaatggaTAAGTAACAGAATAGTggacaaaaataaagaaataaatgagaACGTGGATAAATACGTAAATTCGTTGGATGAAATTATTGCAAAATCTAAGTCTCCCATTTTTGTCAAAGATATTAATCACTACAAAAATGGTCAGAATAAAGAAAACGCAAGTAAATTTAATGCAGAAGTGGAAGCTCTTGTTGTGAAGATCGGAAcacaaaaggaaatattgaacaaaattaaaacaaattCTAACCAATACTTGGCAGAAGCAAATGCaaataaaagtgaaaatataGAATTCAAGGCCAAGGAGAAGGCCATGAAAGAAGttttcgaaaaaattaaaggcgCATCAGAAGAACTAAATAACAAACTAAAGGAAATACATACACTGAAAGATTTACAGAATATAGAATTAAAATTTGAGAAAAACGAAATTCACGTTATGGTTAATGAGATTACCACCGAGCAGAAAAAGTCTGAGcatgaaatggaagaaatcaattcatataaaaatgcCATAGatgaaatgaagaaggaaaaatcgGGAGAAGAGTCTCTGGATCCCCctttatttgtatatactgaattttacgaaaaagCGGTAAGCAGTCATAATACTGTCAAAGAACTTTTTAGCGCGACTACGGagttaaaaggaaagtgtgAAAATAGTGAGAGTATTAACGAAATTAAAGACATTAAAAAGCAAATTGGTGGTTATTTGAGAGACATTTTAACAAATAATAGCATTTTGCATGGAGCGCTGGCagatattaaaaatatgaaggaaaTGATGCTGAATGTGAATATTCAAGAAATTGTGCGTCTTGTGGAGAAGGATGTGacagaagtggaaaaatattccacGTTGGTAAAAAGTGAGCAGGACAAATCAGATGCcctaattaaaaaaatagataaaTATTTCACAGATGCAACGAGCTTAAAAAcggaaatgaatgaaaatttaTCCATCAAACGAATCGATGAAATTATGAAGGAAATTATGAAATATAAGGACGAAATAGCACACCGGGAAGATGAAATGAATACGTATTTGAAGAACTCCAGAGAGTACAATGATAATGCCTCCCTGTATTACCGCAACGCAAATAGTAGAAAGGATAGGCTACAATATTTGAAGGATAAGGGGAAACAAGCTGTACCGGAGATTGATATGGATAAAGTAAGTGTGAGTGTACAGAAATGTATGACCCTAGCAAAGGAAGCTGAagagagtgaaaaaataataaaacaacaaGGTAATAAATATGGggaatatgaagaaaaaatgaacattctCCTAAATGAAGTTTCCGttttgcaaataaaaatCATGTATGCAAAGGGAAAGGACCAGGCCACGAATATCATTAAAGAAATCGAACAACTGCATGCAGGcattgaaaaaaaacttaatgAATCTGAAGGAAAATTAGAAAAGTGTAAGGGGGAATCCCAAATGGatgaaaaaacatatatattgaaCAATGAAAAATCGAAGACagcatacataaatatgaaaTTAAATTTAGAACTAGTCGAGTCTAATTTAAGCcagataaaaaatgtaaaaaaaagtgtgaataACATTTTAACCAAATCGACAGATTTAAATAAATCCATATTAGAGGTGTCTATAATTGAAGGGGATAATTCCCTTGATGTgctgaaaaatgaagaagcgcattatatacaatatttgaaaaatattgaaaatgagaaaaagctCATGACGGATGAAAAGAGCAACACCGATGTGATAAACGAAAATGTCCttaaaatagaaaatgaattgaagaaatgtaaaaaaaattacgaagaAGGCATTTTGGAAAAAGCTAAAGAGACGGCtgacgaaaagaaaaaacttcttGAGTCAACTAGGGAGTCGTTAAATTCGCTGGAGACATATTTTACCGAAAGGTTTAATGAAACATATTTGAAAGTATACAACATTAAGGATAAATTTATAGGTCATCGAAAGAGCATGGAAGAGTTATTTGAGGATTTTGGCAAGTCGTACAAAGTAATCGAAACGAATGCTGCAAAGGTTGCAGAAGGAACGGTAAAGCATGATGAAGCTAGAAAACTAAGGGAGGAAgcacaaaaggaacaaataaatattaacaataaggaagaaattgcaAAAACGAATTTGAACAAAATCAAGCAACATGAATTTATGAACTTTCTATTTCATACAAGGGAACATGTGGATAAAATTAGGAAAGcatgtgaagaagaaaatgccaAAATGGGCACAGGATATGaagatattaaaaaaatcattaCAAAAATTCGAAAATTAAAAGACGAGAAGAAAACATTCGAAACCTTAAATACAgcaaaggagaaatataacgaaataaaaagaatctCAGGGCAGTGTAATAAGAATGAGGCACATAATGCCTTTGGGAAAATGATAAGAGCGTCTAATTTTATGgggataaaaatattaacaagcTTAGGATCCGAGTTGAGCCCCGACATGCACCTAGAAACCACTTCACAAACTAATCCAACGTTAAATTTTGAATCGGAGGTAGAAATAAAGTCGGAAAATGATGCCAAATTAGATGCTTACAAAAACCTACAGTTGACGTATggatatatacaaaaaatatttaaagatTCAGAGGAGACAGACAGGAAACAAGAAGAAATCGATGGGTGGAtaagggaagggaacaataaAAGTCACGACATAAAATCATCTAATGAATTAAAAACTAAaattaattacacaaaatATAAAGCAAGCAATACCTTAGATAAAATTACTGACGCTTTGGGGAAGTATGATGAATTGAAAGCTATCACCTGCAGCATCGAGAACGATAACAAAATTATGGAGCACTCagaatttacaaaattgaaggagTTGAGTGATGCCTAcaatgggaagaagaaggaacaagtATTCGAGTCGGAGATCAACCGAGTAAATGAAGAATTTCAAGGTATCACGAAAAATATAGAGAATTTAGAGAAGCAATTTGAAACagtacaaaaaggagaatcgCCCagcgaaaaaattaacgagGAAAACTCCTCACTTACagaaattaatgaaaaaatagatAGCATAAATAGCagaattacaacaattatgaCTAGTCTTAATGAGTTGCTAACAGAAGGGAAGACATGTGAGAAATCGTCTTATGCTTCCCTAATTGGAAATATAAATGCCAAAATTTCGAGTGACATAAGATTAATAAATGACCAGAAGGAGAATGCGGAAAAGAATGTAGAATATATTGAGAAAAATTCGAAATTGGTCAATGATGATATTCGTGCATTAAATGAATACTTTGATACGAACAGGATAAATAATTACCAGTTCTCAAATTTGGATGAAGGAATTAAACACTCTGATGATTTAAacgcaaaggaaaaagaagcaaaagaaaTAGTTAAAGATatagaaaaagaattcaTAGACGTAAGACTTGAGGTAGAAATGGATTCCTTATATAgcagtaaagaaaaaattatggaacATTACAACAAACTGaaagataaaataaagaGCATTAACGacgtttgcaaaaatatcAATTTGGTGAAATTGAAAGAAGTGGAAAGTAACTCAGATAAATATTTAGAAATAGCAgggaaatttgaaaatgtgCTAAATACTCAAGCAACAAGATTGTTGGACAATCACAGGGTGCTACAAGatatcgaaaaaaaattaacaaaaaatgaaggggaaTTGAAAGGTATCAGTAGGACGTACACACTAGAGTCCATCCAAAAGTTTAACAATGTGTGTAAGAATATTGAGACCAATATGCAGAATCTGCGTGAAGTAGAGCAATCGAATAACAGTGAAGATAAACAGGTAAATGCCTGTAGGGAAAATGTTTCCCATCTTATATACAGAGGAGAGACTTTGTTGACCGATTTGAATGATCACGATGTAGGAACGCATGGTGCGACGAAAGAATTAACTGATGATGCAACAATAGGGTACATTACAaatattaaaggaaaagtaaataATACCATAGAAGCATTTAAAAAGGTGTTAGAACGCATTCAACAAAACAAATCGCAGacacagaaaaatgaaggtcTAAATAAAGGCATATACGAAATATGGAAAAGAGCTAATGCAATTAAGGAAAACTTCTCGGAAAATTTTCCAGAAAATCATAACTACTTTCATCTGGGGGATTATCTAAAGGATATAAAAGACATTTTGAACGGAATAGTTGGAGGCGCCAACATAGAGGAATATATCGAAAAGATTTCTCAGAATATTCAGCAACAAATAAACTATACACTAAGTCATCGTAGCGAGGAATCTATTTTAGAAGCCAAAAGAAATATTGAATCCTATAATGAAAAGGCAAGCGAAATGCTACAATCTATGATCGCTGCTGaagataaaattttaataaagaaaaaagacaTGGATAATATATTCAGTATTATATCCGAAAATATGAAGAACcgtgtgtatataaatacgAAAGAATATATTAACGAGGTGGATAATATAGTTAGTAAGTTAAAAGTGGATATACATaagttggaaaattttataaataatacacAACTGATAATAGAGCAGTTAGGGGAAGGTAACTTCATGACTGAGAATGCTTCTCGTGATGAAGTTGCTGAAGAGTTAAATGATAACGAAAATCAGCGTGAACGAAATGATATAAGTAGAGATTCAAAAGGAGATTCTTCTAATAGCTCTTTGCATGATGTGTATGGATTGAGAGAAAGTAATAAAACTGATGGCAACTATTCTTATGacaatgaggaaaatgaatctcatgatgaaaataattattcGGGCAGAAAAACCTCAGGAGAGACTTTTAGATATGCTGCAGGAATTGCGGTAGCATTTGTTATTTGTTCAACTGCTGgattcacaatttttacatcTAACAATGATGAAGCAGGAGAAGAAGATTTCGGAACAGATAAGGGGAACATTGAGTGGGATATATATTCAAATAAAcgagaagaggaggaaattatTGAAGTTACCTTTGACGAAAGTGAACAATACCTATga